In one window of Myxocyprinus asiaticus isolate MX2 ecotype Aquarium Trade chromosome 43, UBuf_Myxa_2, whole genome shotgun sequence DNA:
- the LOC127433428 gene encoding calcium-binding protein 1-like isoform X2 has product MCSDLHAFSCARASLKAGRLYNRELRPEELDELQEAFKEFDKDKDGFIGCKDLGNCMRTMGYMPTEMELIELSQQINMNLGGHVDFEDFVELMGPKLLAETADMIGVKELRDAFKEFDTNGDGQISTAELREAMKKLLGQQVGHRDLEDILRDIDLNGDGHVDFEEFVRMMSR; this is encoded by the exons ATGTGCTCGGACCTGCATGCATTTTCCTGCGCAAGGGCTTCGCTGAAAGCCGGAAGGCTGTAC AACAGAGAGTTGAGACCAGAGGAACTGGATG AGCTACAAGAAGCCTTCAAAGAGTTTGATAAAGATAAAGATGGCTTCATTGGCTGTAAAGACCTTGGCAACTGTATGAGAACTATGGGATACATGCCTACAGAAATGGAGCTTATTGAACTGAGTCAACAGATTAACATGAACT TGGGGGGACATGTTGACTTTGAGGACTTTGTGGAGTTGATGGGCCCTAAACTTCTGGCTGAGACGGCAGATATGATCGGAGTAAAAGAGCTTAGAGATGCCTTCAAAGAG TTTGACACCAATGGAGACGGTCAGATCAGTACAGCAGAACTAAGAGAGGCCATGAAGAAACTGCTTGGACAGCAG GTGGGTCacagagatctggaggacattctgCGTGACATTGATTTAAATGGAGATGGTCATGTTGACTTTGAAG AATTTGTACGAATGATGTCTCGCTAG
- the LOC127433428 gene encoding calcium-binding protein 1-like isoform X3 yields the protein MEACGYTHTHATTHTRACGHIDSCTHKISTRDFIMGNCVKSPLKNISKKMRDRKRSYKAVQSCDEGVTSGEALAALAQNSTYMHNVLGPACIFLRKGFAESRKANRELRPEELDELQEAFKEFDKDKDGFIGCKDLGNCMRTMGYMPTEMELIELSQQINMNLGGHVDFEDFVELMGPKLLAETADMIGVKELRDAFKEFDTNGDGQISTAELREAMKKLLGQQVGHRDLEDILRDIDLNGDGHVDFEEFVRMMSR from the exons ATGGAGGCATGtggatacactcacacacatgcaaccacacacacgcgcgcatgcGGCCACATTGACTCTTGCACACACAAAATTAGCACAAGGGACTTTATTATGGGCAACTGTGTTAAGTCACCGCTAAAGAATATCTCCAAAAAG atgaga GACCGCAAGCGAAGTTACAAAGCAGTGCAGTCATGTGATGAAGGGGTGACATCTGGAGAGGCCCTGGCAGCCTTGGCTCAGAACTCAACATATATGCACAATGTGCTCGGACCTGCATGCATTTTCCTGCGCAAGGGCTTCGCTGAAAGCCGGAAGGCT AACAGAGAGTTGAGACCAGAGGAACTGGATG AGCTACAAGAAGCCTTCAAAGAGTTTGATAAAGATAAAGATGGCTTCATTGGCTGTAAAGACCTTGGCAACTGTATGAGAACTATGGGATACATGCCTACAGAAATGGAGCTTATTGAACTGAGTCAACAGATTAACATGAACT TGGGGGGACATGTTGACTTTGAGGACTTTGTGGAGTTGATGGGCCCTAAACTTCTGGCTGAGACGGCAGATATGATCGGAGTAAAAGAGCTTAGAGATGCCTTCAAAGAG TTTGACACCAATGGAGACGGTCAGATCAGTACAGCAGAACTAAGAGAGGCCATGAAGAAACTGCTTGGACAGCAG GTGGGTCacagagatctggaggacattctgCGTGACATTGATTTAAATGGAGATGGTCATGTTGACTTTGAAG AATTTGTACGAATGATGTCTCGCTAG